From a region of the Streptomyces sp. NBC_01454 genome:
- a CDS encoding aminobutyraldehyde dehydrogenase, with the protein MAEPAAPSPVLNHIAGADRPSASGASMALVNPATGAVHGSAPRSGPSDTDAACTAAQAALDGWSLTTPAQRQRALLGIAEAIEAHADALVAAEVGDTGKPPGRFRSEELPAVTDTFRFFAGAARNLPGAAAAEYTEGRTSVLRREPVGVCAQITPWNYPLMMAAWKIAPALAAGNTCVLKPADTTPSSAALLARIAAEQLPSGVLNVVCGDRDTGRSLTAHPVPRLIAVTGSVRAGREIAATAAADLKRVHLELGGNAPVVVHDDVDLEATAAELAAVAYYNAGQDCTAATRLLVHRRRYDAFVAAFAAQARTLRTGPPDEAPADYGPLNSATQLASVQGLLSRLPAHAEVVTGGAAAGRAGWFHEPTVVAGVRQGDKIVQEEIFGPVVTVQPFTDEDEALRLANGVRFGLAASVWTGDHGRAMRATRALHTGIVWVNTHGTTVSEMPHGGVKHSGYGSDLSLAGLLDYTQVKHVML; encoded by the coding sequence ATGGCTGAGCCGGCCGCCCCCTCCCCCGTCCTCAACCACATCGCCGGGGCCGACCGGCCGTCGGCCTCCGGCGCCTCGATGGCGCTCGTCAACCCCGCCACCGGCGCGGTGCACGGCAGCGCGCCCCGCTCCGGGCCGTCCGACACCGACGCGGCCTGCACGGCGGCACAGGCCGCCCTCGACGGCTGGTCCCTGACCACCCCCGCGCAGCGGCAGCGGGCCCTGCTGGGGATCGCCGAGGCGATCGAGGCCCACGCCGACGCCCTGGTGGCCGCCGAGGTCGGGGACACCGGCAAGCCGCCCGGGCGGTTCCGGTCCGAGGAACTGCCCGCGGTCACCGACACGTTCCGCTTCTTCGCGGGGGCGGCGCGCAATCTCCCGGGGGCGGCCGCCGCCGAGTACACCGAGGGCCGCACCTCGGTGCTGCGGCGCGAACCGGTCGGGGTCTGCGCCCAGATCACCCCCTGGAACTACCCGCTGATGATGGCCGCGTGGAAGATCGCCCCGGCCCTCGCGGCAGGCAACACCTGTGTCCTCAAGCCCGCCGACACCACCCCTTCGTCGGCCGCGCTGCTCGCCCGGATCGCGGCGGAGCAGCTGCCGTCCGGGGTGCTCAATGTGGTCTGCGGTGACCGCGACACCGGCCGGTCGCTGACCGCGCACCCCGTGCCCCGTCTGATCGCGGTCACCGGCAGCGTCCGGGCGGGGCGGGAGATCGCTGCCACCGCCGCCGCGGACCTCAAGCGGGTGCATCTGGAACTGGGCGGGAACGCCCCGGTCGTCGTCCATGACGATGTGGACCTCGAGGCCACCGCGGCCGAACTGGCGGCCGTGGCCTACTACAACGCCGGCCAGGACTGCACCGCTGCCACCCGGCTGCTGGTGCACCGGCGGCGGTATGACGCCTTCGTCGCCGCGTTCGCCGCCCAGGCGCGCACGCTGCGCACCGGGCCGCCCGACGAGGCGCCGGCGGACTACGGACCGCTCAACAGCGCGACTCAACTTGCCTCTGTACAGGGCTTGTTGAGCCGTCTCCCGGCGCATGCGGAGGTGGTGACGGGAGGAGCCGCGGCCGGGCGGGCGGGCTGGTTCCACGAGCCCACGGTGGTCGCCGGGGTGCGGCAGGGCGACAAGATCGTGCAGGAGGAGATCTTCGGCCCGGTCGTCACCGTGCAGCCCTTCACCGACGAGGACGAGGCCCTGCGGCTGGCGAACGGGGTCCGGTTCGGTCTGGCGGCGAGCGTGTGGACCGGCGACCACGGGCGGGCCATGCGGGCCACCCGGGCGCTGCACACCGGGATCGTCTGGGTGAACACCCATGGCACCACCGTCTCGGAGATGCCGCACGGCGGGGTCAAGCACTCCGGCTACGGCAGCGATCTGTCCCTGGCGGGCCTGCTGGACTACACCCAGGTCAAGCACGTCATGCTGTGA
- a CDS encoding ABC transporter ATP-binding protein, giving the protein MTDTELSPAAPAQTGAPGLRLTLADAALGRPGAPVLHGLDLDVAAGEILTVVGPSGCGKSTLLRTLAGLLPPLGGRLSQDGAPVAGPAADRALIFQEDALLPWRTLRANVELPLAIRGVARPARRARAGEWLARVGLTAHAGRLPHQASGGQRQRAQLARALAGRPRAVLMDEPFGALDAQTRADMQQLLVTALSGTRATVVFVTHDVDEALFLGDRVALLGTGRVLDVPRPRARAAQAEPATAALRREVLASLGGRAEARPGAPRPA; this is encoded by the coding sequence ATGACCGACACCGAGCTCTCCCCGGCGGCCCCCGCGCAGACCGGTGCCCCGGGCCTGCGGCTGACCCTCGCCGATGCCGCGCTCGGCCGGCCCGGCGCCCCCGTGCTGCACGGCTTGGACCTCGACGTCGCCGCGGGCGAGATCCTCACCGTCGTCGGCCCGTCCGGCTGCGGCAAATCCACCCTGCTGCGCACGCTGGCGGGTCTGCTGCCCCCGCTCGGCGGCCGGCTGAGCCAGGACGGCGCACCCGTCGCGGGCCCCGCCGCCGACCGTGCGCTGATCTTCCAGGAGGACGCGCTGCTGCCCTGGCGCACCCTGCGGGCCAATGTGGAACTCCCGCTGGCCATCCGCGGCGTGGCCCGCCCGGCGCGCCGGGCACGGGCCGGCGAATGGCTGGCCCGGGTCGGCCTGACCGCCCATGCCGGCCGCCTGCCGCACCAGGCCTCCGGCGGCCAGCGGCAGCGCGCCCAGCTGGCGCGTGCGCTGGCCGGACGGCCGCGCGCGGTCCTGATGGACGAACCCTTCGGGGCGCTCGATGCCCAGACCCGGGCCGATATGCAGCAGTTGCTGGTGACGGCGCTGAGCGGCACCCGGGCCACCGTCGTCTTCGTCACCCATGACGTGGACGAGGCGCTGTTCCTGGGTGACCGGGTCGCGCTGCTGGGCACCGGCCGGGTGCTGGACGTCCCGCGGCCCCGGGCACGCGCGGCGCAGGCCGAACCGGCGACGGCCGCGCTGCGCCGCGAGGTCCTGGCCTCCCTGGGCGGCCGGGCCGAGGCCCGGCCCGGCGCCCCTCGCCCGGCGTGA
- a CDS encoding GntR family transcriptional regulator: protein MPAERTRQHTTPVAAARRRRLRADRARQLADLLRHQVLAGRFPDGVLPHEEEIGTDFGASRNTVRQALDLLRAEQLVARQPGVGTVVVCRKYPHALDRLQGLAETLQPHGRVTNEVRTLSPVAAPGPVADRLRIPPRSDVLYVERLRRLDGLPLSLDLTYVPMDLGLSLLDADLENNDVFRLIEEAAGQPLGTAEISLEAVNADAHSAAVLEAPRGTALLMLERLTQLADGSPVDLEFIRFRGDRLTMRGLLRRTL from the coding sequence ATGCCAGCCGAACGCACCCGCCAGCACACCACACCGGTCGCTGCCGCCCGCCGGCGCCGGCTCCGTGCGGACCGCGCCCGGCAGCTCGCCGACCTGCTGCGCCACCAGGTGCTCGCGGGCCGCTTCCCCGACGGCGTCCTGCCGCACGAGGAGGAGATCGGCACGGACTTCGGCGCGTCGCGCAACACCGTGCGCCAGGCCCTGGACCTGCTGCGCGCCGAACAGCTCGTGGCCCGCCAGCCGGGTGTGGGCACGGTCGTGGTGTGCCGCAAGTACCCGCATGCCCTGGACCGGTTGCAGGGGCTCGCCGAGACCCTGCAACCGCACGGCAGGGTCACCAATGAGGTACGCACCCTCAGCCCGGTTGCCGCACCGGGCCCGGTGGCGGACCGGCTGCGGATCCCGCCGCGCAGCGACGTGCTGTATGTGGAGCGGCTGCGCCGGCTGGACGGTCTGCCGCTGTCCCTGGACCTCACCTATGTCCCGATGGACCTCGGTCTGTCGCTGCTCGACGCCGACCTGGAGAACAACGATGTGTTCCGGCTGATCGAGGAGGCCGCCGGACAGCCGCTGGGCACCGCCGAGATCAGCCTGGAGGCCGTCAACGCCGATGCGCACTCCGCCGCCGTGCTGGAAGCGCCGCGCGGCACCGCCCTGCTGATGCTGGAGCGCCTCACCCAGCTCGCCGACGGCTCCCCCGTCGACCTGGAGTTCATCCGCTTCCGCGGGGACCGCCTCACCATGCGGGGCCTGCTGCGCCGCACGCTCTGA
- a CDS encoding ABC transporter permease, giving the protein MSAPTTTPGAPGRTGPRPAPWARHARRTAALLAALALWQLLAQFRVHLWLRFSQFPTVIETARESARRLGTGAYWQDVSESLTRIVGGFALAAVLGVAVGTALARSALAFDLLGPLLEVLRPIPAIALVPVAILLFPSNEQGIVFITFAAAFFPITVSTRHAVRALTPVWEEAVRTMGAGRWRVLWSVVLPGALPGILGGLSVGVGVSWICVISAEMISGEYGVGYRTWQDYTVLDYPGVFVGMATIGLLGRLTSTGVELLGRRLTRWLPRTADGPGPVAAVRRTRWRRARTVAEGSS; this is encoded by the coding sequence GTGAGCGCGCCCACGACCACGCCCGGCGCCCCCGGGCGGACGGGCCCGCGCCCGGCGCCCTGGGCCCGGCACGCCCGGCGTACCGCTGCGCTCCTCGCGGCGCTCGCGCTGTGGCAGTTGCTCGCCCAGTTCCGGGTGCACCTGTGGCTGCGGTTCTCGCAGTTCCCGACGGTCATCGAGACGGCCCGGGAGTCCGCCCGCCGGCTCGGTACCGGCGCCTACTGGCAGGACGTGTCCGAAAGCCTGACCCGGATCGTCGGTGGCTTCGCCCTCGCCGCCGTCCTGGGCGTCGCCGTCGGCACCGCCCTCGCCCGCTCCGCCCTGGCCTTCGATCTGCTCGGCCCGCTGCTCGAAGTGCTGCGCCCGATACCGGCGATCGCGCTGGTGCCGGTGGCGATCCTGCTGTTCCCCAGCAATGAACAGGGCATCGTCTTCATCACCTTCGCCGCGGCGTTCTTCCCCATCACGGTCTCCACCCGGCATGCGGTGCGGGCGCTGACGCCGGTCTGGGAGGAAGCGGTCCGCACCATGGGCGCGGGCCGGTGGCGGGTGCTGTGGTCGGTGGTGCTGCCGGGGGCGCTGCCCGGCATCCTCGGCGGGCTGTCGGTCGGCGTCGGTGTCTCGTGGATCTGTGTGATCTCCGCCGAGATGATCTCCGGTGAGTACGGCGTGGGCTACCGCACCTGGCAGGACTACACCGTCCTCGACTACCCGGGCGTCTTCGTCGGGATGGCCACCATCGGCCTGCTCGGCCGGCTCACCTCCACCGGGGTGGAGCTGCTGGGCCGGCGCCTGACCCGGTGGCTGCCGCGGACGGCGGACGGCCCGGGCCCGGTGGCCGCGGTGCGGCGGACCCGGTGGCGAAGGGCCCGCACGGTAGCGGAGGGATCGTCATGA
- a CDS encoding flavin monoamine oxidase family protein, protein MNHDVIVLGAGLAGLAAARDLSAAGADVLVLEARDRVGGRVEQAVLPDGRLVQLGGEVVGRAHTAYLALAAELGLTLVPSYVAEPGRMARATAEGVSAGDPPHWFGPGDQTCHEQVTEAFVALARTVDPEDPWSLPHAAALDRLSVGAWLRGEGASPAVVRLWEIGQLALASGSCERTSLLAALRKHAAVPGDDPYAYEDWEGLRVAEGSATVALRMAAELGHRIRLSAPVTEAAVRPGGCRVRLAGGETLAADALVSALPVGPLRSVAVTGVSDARLASLHRQRQAVAAKFAAAYDKPFWRSLDLNGLSECEGVLGSTWPQSEGILSALIPPERYGVLLGMPAAVRDQELLSDVARLYGPEALQPFTSYLRMWGTDPWTQGYVTHWSPGDVMAVGPLHGTHEPPFYICGSDQWVAGYMEGAVRTGRAAAREVLRHG, encoded by the coding sequence ATGAACCACGACGTCATCGTGCTCGGCGCCGGCCTCGCCGGACTCGCCGCGGCACGGGACCTGAGCGCGGCCGGCGCCGATGTGCTCGTCCTGGAGGCCCGTGACCGGGTCGGCGGACGCGTCGAACAGGCCGTGCTGCCCGACGGCCGGCTGGTCCAGCTCGGCGGAGAGGTGGTCGGCCGGGCACACACCGCCTATCTCGCGCTGGCCGCGGAGCTCGGACTGACCCTCGTGCCCAGCTATGTCGCCGAGCCCGGCCGGATGGCGCGGGCCACCGCGGAAGGGGTCTCAGCCGGCGACCCGCCGCACTGGTTCGGCCCCGGCGACCAGACCTGTCACGAGCAGGTCACCGAGGCGTTCGTGGCGCTGGCACGGACCGTCGACCCCGAGGACCCGTGGTCCCTTCCGCACGCCGCGGCCCTCGACCGGTTGTCGGTCGGTGCCTGGCTGCGCGGCGAGGGGGCGAGCCCGGCCGTCGTACGGCTCTGGGAGATCGGTCAACTGGCCCTGGCCAGCGGCTCCTGCGAGCGCACCTCCCTGCTCGCCGCGCTGCGCAAGCACGCCGCCGTCCCCGGTGACGACCCCTACGCCTACGAGGACTGGGAAGGGCTGCGGGTGGCCGAGGGCTCGGCGACCGTGGCGCTGCGGATGGCGGCGGAACTCGGCCATCGCATCCGCCTCTCGGCACCGGTCACAGAGGCCGCGGTGCGCCCGGGCGGCTGCCGGGTGCGGCTGGCCGGCGGGGAGACCCTGGCCGCGGACGCACTGGTCAGCGCGCTGCCGGTGGGCCCGCTCCGCTCGGTGGCCGTCACCGGGGTCTCCGATGCCCGCCTCGCCTCGCTGCACCGTCAGCGCCAGGCCGTCGCCGCGAAGTTCGCGGCGGCCTACGACAAGCCCTTCTGGCGCAGCCTGGACCTCAACGGCCTCTCCGAATGCGAGGGCGTGCTCGGCAGCACCTGGCCGCAGAGCGAGGGCATCCTGTCCGCACTGATCCCTCCGGAGCGCTACGGCGTCCTGCTGGGGATGCCCGCCGCGGTCCGTGACCAGGAGCTGCTGTCCGACGTGGCCCGTCTCTACGGCCCGGAGGCGCTCCAGCCGTTCACGTCGTATCTGCGCATGTGGGGCACCGACCCGTGGACCCAGGGCTATGTCACGCACTGGAGCCCCGGCGACGTGATGGCGGTCGGCCCGCTGCACGGCACCCATGAACCGCCCTTCTACATCTGCGGATCGGACCAGTGGGTGGCCGGCTACATGGAAGGCGCAGTGCGCACCGGGCGCGCGGCGGCGCGGGAGGTGCTGCGCCATGGCTGA
- a CDS encoding 4Fe-4S dicluster domain-containing protein gives MPLVPQRGDVPVTIDESRCIDGCTLCVDMCPLDSLAIDPSSNKAYMHVDECWYCGPCAARCPTGAVTVNMPYLLR, from the coding sequence ATGCCTCTTGTGCCCCAACGCGGCGACGTGCCCGTGACCATCGACGAGTCCCGGTGCATCGACGGCTGCACGCTGTGCGTCGACATGTGCCCGCTGGACTCGCTCGCCATCGACCCGTCGAGCAACAAGGCCTATATGCACGTCGACGAGTGCTGGTACTGCGGCCCGTGCGCCGCACGCTGTCCCACCGGCGCGGTCACGGTCAACATGCCCTACCTGCTGCGATGA
- a CDS encoding fumarate reductase/succinate dehydrogenase flavoprotein subunit, with product MDTTEAMEIPSPDTAEELSCDVLVIGGGTAGTMAALTAAEQGACVLLLEKAHVRHSGALAMGMDGVNNAVIPGRAEPDDYVAEITRANDGIVDQSTVRQTATRGFAMVRRLESYGVKFEKDEHGAYAVRRVHRSGSYVLPMPEGKDVKKVLYRQLRRREMRERIRIENRIMPVRVLTAGGRAVGAAGFHTRTGRFVTVRAGAVILATGACGRLGLPASGYLYGTYENPTNAGDGYAMAYHAGAELTGIECFQINPLIKDYNGPACAYVANPFGGYQVNRHGARFVESDYWSGQMMAEFAAEVASTRGPVYLKLSHLPEESVAALETILHTTERPTRGTFHAGRGHDYRTHDVEMHISEIGLCGGHSASGVRVDDRARTTVPGLYAAGDLACVPHNYMIGAFVFGDLAGEDAAQHRAYQGELPVEQVRAAHELIYRPLRHPDGPPQPQVEYKLRRFVNDYVAPPKSGARLSLAVEHFTRMHSDIAAMGARTPHELMRCAEVTFIRDCAEMAARSSLARTESRWGLYHARTDHPKTDDRDWLHHLDLRKSATGAMEFTARPVAPYLVPVDEYTPVGGASRFLGEVHPEQVATAGRRDTPPVGSTGAVADGGTAGVPVGDAAGDGTPPSPRILELLALTEDQPDLPALRPYLADPDPAVRRAAVDALTESVPPGTGPALATALADPAPAVRAAAGASLRELVEVLPPAAGLRTPLAAAVHGPDAVVRSAAVEVLRALRLGDRALFADALGDPAVDVRLQAVRALVSVDAPHDLRRAAEDDSREVRVAAAQGLGTVGRPEELAAFLPDADPLVRAAALTALATAGCPPPYDAAAVAALGDPAWQVRAGAATALAAAGSPTAVTALSAALGDPHADVRKAAVLALRAHAGRADARRALASVADDPDADVRAYARPAANPAANPAAKG from the coding sequence ATGGACACCACGGAAGCCATGGAGATCCCCTCCCCCGACACCGCCGAGGAACTGTCCTGCGACGTCCTCGTCATCGGCGGCGGCACCGCCGGGACCATGGCGGCGCTCACCGCCGCCGAACAGGGCGCCTGCGTCCTGCTGCTGGAGAAGGCGCACGTGCGGCACTCCGGTGCGCTCGCCATGGGCATGGACGGGGTCAACAACGCCGTCATCCCGGGCCGCGCGGAACCCGACGACTATGTCGCCGAGATCACCCGCGCCAACGACGGCATCGTCGACCAGTCCACCGTCCGGCAGACCGCGACCCGCGGCTTCGCGATGGTGCGGCGGCTGGAGTCCTACGGCGTGAAGTTCGAGAAGGACGAGCACGGCGCGTACGCGGTCCGCCGGGTGCACCGCTCCGGGTCGTATGTGCTGCCGATGCCGGAGGGCAAGGACGTCAAGAAGGTCCTCTACCGACAGTTGCGGCGGCGCGAGATGCGCGAGCGGATCCGCATCGAGAACCGCATCATGCCGGTGCGGGTGCTGACCGCCGGCGGCCGGGCGGTCGGCGCGGCGGGTTTCCACACCCGTACGGGACGGTTCGTCACGGTCCGCGCCGGTGCGGTGATCCTCGCCACCGGCGCCTGCGGCCGCCTCGGCCTGCCCGCCTCCGGCTATCTGTACGGCACCTACGAGAACCCCACCAATGCCGGCGACGGCTACGCCATGGCCTACCACGCGGGCGCCGAACTCACCGGCATCGAGTGCTTCCAGATCAACCCGCTGATCAAGGACTACAACGGCCCGGCCTGCGCCTATGTCGCCAATCCCTTCGGCGGCTACCAGGTCAACCGGCACGGTGCGCGGTTCGTGGAATCCGATTACTGGTCGGGGCAGATGATGGCGGAGTTCGCGGCCGAGGTCGCCTCCACACGGGGACCGGTCTACCTGAAGCTCAGTCACCTCCCGGAGGAGTCCGTCGCCGCCCTGGAGACGATCCTGCACACCACGGAACGCCCCACCCGGGGCACCTTCCATGCCGGACGCGGCCACGACTACCGCACCCACGACGTGGAGATGCACATCTCCGAGATCGGTCTGTGCGGCGGGCATTCGGCGTCCGGCGTGCGCGTCGACGACCGTGCCCGCACGACCGTGCCGGGGCTGTACGCGGCCGGCGACCTGGCCTGCGTCCCGCACAACTACATGATCGGGGCATTCGTCTTCGGTGACCTGGCCGGCGAGGACGCCGCACAACACCGGGCGTACCAGGGCGAGTTGCCCGTCGAGCAAGTGCGCGCCGCCCATGAGCTGATCTACCGTCCGCTGCGCCACCCCGACGGCCCGCCGCAGCCCCAGGTCGAATACAAGCTCCGTCGTTTCGTCAACGACTATGTCGCCCCGCCAAAGAGCGGCGCCCGGCTGTCGCTGGCCGTCGAGCACTTCACCCGGATGCACTCCGATATCGCCGCCATGGGGGCCCGCACCCCGCACGAGCTGATGCGCTGCGCCGAGGTCACCTTCATCCGCGACTGCGCCGAGATGGCCGCCCGCTCGTCGCTGGCCCGTACCGAGTCCCGCTGGGGCCTCTACCACGCGCGCACGGACCACCCGAAGACCGATGACCGCGACTGGCTGCACCACCTCGACCTGCGCAAATCGGCCACCGGAGCAATGGAGTTCACCGCCCGCCCGGTGGCGCCGTACCTCGTCCCGGTCGACGAGTACACCCCTGTGGGCGGCGCCTCCCGCTTCCTCGGCGAGGTCCATCCGGAACAGGTCGCGACGGCGGGTCGGCGGGACACCCCGCCGGTGGGGTCCACGGGCGCGGTTGCGGACGGCGGGACGGCCGGTGTCCCCGTCGGCGACGCCGCCGGGGACGGCACTCCCCCCTCCCCCCGCATCCTCGAACTCCTCGCCCTCACCGAGGACCAGCCGGACCTCCCGGCGCTGCGCCCCTACCTGGCCGATCCCGACCCGGCCGTCCGCCGGGCCGCGGTCGACGCACTCACCGAGAGCGTCCCGCCGGGTACGGGCCCGGCCCTCGCCACCGCCCTCGCCGATCCCGCCCCGGCCGTCCGGGCCGCCGCCGGCGCCTCCCTGCGCGAACTGGTCGAGGTGCTCCCGCCGGCGGCCGGCCTGCGGACCCCGCTGGCCGCGGCCGTGCACGGGCCGGACGCCGTCGTCCGGTCGGCGGCCGTGGAGGTGCTGCGCGCGCTCCGTCTCGGCGACCGGGCGCTGTTCGCCGACGCGCTCGGCGACCCGGCCGTGGACGTACGCCTCCAGGCCGTCCGGGCCCTGGTCTCCGTCGACGCCCCGCACGACCTGCGGCGGGCCGCCGAGGACGACTCCCGTGAGGTGCGGGTGGCCGCCGCGCAGGGGCTCGGTACGGTCGGCCGGCCCGAGGAGCTGGCGGCGTTCCTGCCCGACGCCGATCCCCTCGTCCGCGCCGCGGCGCTCACGGCGCTGGCCACGGCCGGCTGCCCGCCGCCGTACGACGCGGCGGCCGTCGCGGCGCTCGGCGATCCCGCCTGGCAGGTCCGCGCCGGTGCCGCCACGGCCCTGGCCGCCGCCGGCTCCCCCACCGCCGTGACCGCGCTCTCCGCCGCGCTCGGCGACCCGCACGCGGACGTGCGCAAGGCCGCGGTGCTCGCGCTGCGCGCCCACGCCGGCCGCGCGGACGCCCGCCGGGCCCTGGCCTCGGTCGCCGACGACCCGGACGCCGATGTCCGGGCCTACGCCCGCCCGGCGGCGAACCCGGCGGCGAACCCGGCAGCAAAGGGGTGA
- a CDS encoding ABC transporter substrate-binding protein, translated as MSSRFPGSRSAPFPVTFPFPAVSAPASARRPAGRRALRAALSAALLMGSLSACGTAADASDGKTVTVTVGYQSKTINTVTAGTLLRSLGSFERALRAQGRRDGTTYRVRWQDYATGAPITAQMVAGKVDIGSMGDFPLLLNAARGTQLRAPTRLVSVTGYNLRGALNTIVTRPGSTLRALADLRGKNVSSSVGSASDGTLVRALRQAGIDPEHGIHKLNQQPAVGASALRSGSADALSQFVAWPGLLAFQGQARALYDGGALDLPTFHGVTVREAFATRHPALVRAFLTAQRDATRYLRAHPVDAARKVAAATGLPPEVVYLYNGSGGIATFDPTLKPRLLAALKKDVGVLRAARLTGPVAVDSFVDDRYLRQSYGSGYAKAVRGTARPSPDEVWLRGEDRTHSFAGPAALLRFAAAHRGTVRAAYTADTTTGSRWFADRSVWVHDGARLLPFTTRATADSWTRRHRGARTVGYAAALELAR; from the coding sequence ATGAGCTCCCGATTCCCGGGCTCCCGGTCCGCTCCGTTCCCCGTCACCTTCCCCTTCCCCGCCGTGTCCGCTCCCGCTTCCGCCCGCCGCCCGGCCGGTCGCCGGGCGCTGCGGGCGGCGCTCTCGGCCGCCCTGCTGATGGGCTCGCTCAGCGCCTGCGGCACCGCCGCGGACGCCTCGGACGGCAAGACCGTCACCGTGACCGTCGGCTACCAGTCCAAGACCATCAACACCGTCACCGCCGGCACCCTGCTCCGCTCGCTGGGCTCCTTCGAACGTGCCCTGCGCGCCCAGGGCAGACGCGACGGCACGACGTACCGGGTGCGCTGGCAGGACTACGCGACCGGTGCGCCGATCACCGCGCAGATGGTCGCGGGCAAGGTCGACATCGGCTCGATGGGCGACTTCCCGCTGCTCCTCAACGCCGCCCGCGGCACGCAGCTGCGCGCCCCGACCCGGCTGGTGTCGGTCACCGGCTACAACCTGCGCGGAGCGCTCAACACCATTGTCACCAGGCCCGGTTCCACGCTGCGCGCGCTGGCGGACCTGCGCGGCAAGAACGTCTCCAGCAGCGTCGGCTCGGCCTCCGACGGCACACTCGTCCGGGCGCTGCGACAGGCCGGTATCGACCCGGAGCACGGCATCCACAAGCTCAACCAGCAGCCGGCCGTCGGGGCCTCGGCGCTCCGGTCGGGCAGCGCGGACGCCCTCTCCCAGTTCGTCGCCTGGCCCGGGCTGCTCGCCTTCCAGGGCCAGGCGCGGGCGCTCTACGACGGGGGCGCGCTCGACCTGCCCACCTTCCACGGCGTGACCGTACGCGAGGCGTTCGCCACCCGGCACCCGGCCCTGGTGCGGGCGTTCCTGACCGCGCAGCGGGACGCGACGCGCTACCTGCGGGCCCATCCGGTCGACGCCGCCCGGAAGGTCGCCGCGGCCACCGGGCTGCCGCCCGAGGTGGTCTACCTCTACAACGGCTCCGGCGGCATCGCCACCTTCGATCCCACCCTCAAGCCGCGGCTGCTCGCCGCGCTGAAGAAGGACGTAGGGGTGCTGCGCGCGGCCCGGCTGACCGGACCGGTCGCTGTGGACTCCTTCGTCGACGACCGTTATCTCCGGCAGAGTTACGGCAGCGGCTACGCCAAGGCCGTGCGCGGCACCGCGCGTCCGTCGCCGGACGAGGTGTGGCTGCGCGGCGAGGACCGTACCCACAGCTTCGCCGGGCCTGCCGCCCTGCTGCGGTTCGCCGCCGCCCACCGCGGCACGGTGCGGGCCGCGTACACGGCCGATACGACGACCGGCAGCCGCTGGTTCGCCGACCGGTCGGTCTGGGTGCACGACGGGGCCCGGCTGCTGCCCTTCACCACCCGCGCCACCGCCGACTCCTGGACGCGCCGGCACCGCGGTGCCCGCACCGTCGGCTACGCCGCCGCGCTGGAGCTGGCCCGGTGA
- a CDS encoding DMT family transporter, giving the protein MATWPSVLFALLAAASNALATVLQRRAARTVPLSAGLRLGLLVDLLHRAVWLGGMLAVVAAACFQALALSQGALSVVQPLFVLELPLALLIGRVLLGGRIPRSGWAGVALLVVGLGSALAAAAPTIGTAHAPFGRWVPALVVCAGVIATAVGAALRRGAGGVRAACFAGATAVAYALTAALMKDATHTWQAGGPGAFFTAWQTYGFAVVGVMAIFLLENAMQSGPLTASQPVLTLGDALVSLSLGVTLYDERVRTGWWLLPEALGVALVLWGAMLLSRVALARDLTGAQGTPAAAPGGSAAETEPPCP; this is encoded by the coding sequence GTGGCCACATGGCCGTCCGTGCTGTTCGCGCTGCTCGCGGCGGCCAGCAACGCACTGGCCACGGTGCTGCAGCGGCGCGCGGCCCGGACCGTCCCACTGTCCGCCGGGCTGCGCCTGGGGCTGCTCGTCGATCTGCTGCACCGTGCCGTCTGGCTCGGCGGGATGCTCGCGGTCGTCGCCGCGGCGTGCTTCCAGGCGCTGGCGCTGTCGCAGGGGGCGCTGTCGGTGGTGCAGCCCCTCTTCGTGCTGGAACTGCCGCTCGCGCTGCTCATCGGCCGGGTACTCCTCGGCGGACGGATCCCCCGCAGTGGCTGGGCGGGAGTGGCGCTGCTCGTGGTCGGACTCGGCTCCGCCCTCGCCGCCGCCGCGCCCACCATCGGCACCGCCCACGCCCCGTTCGGCCGCTGGGTGCCCGCCCTCGTGGTCTGCGCCGGGGTGATCGCCACGGCCGTCGGCGCCGCCCTGCGCCGTGGCGCGGGCGGCGTACGGGCGGCCTGCTTCGCCGGGGCCACGGCCGTCGCCTACGCGCTCACCGCGGCCCTGATGAAGGACGCGACGCACACCTGGCAGGCCGGCGGCCCCGGCGCGTTCTTCACCGCATGGCAGACCTACGGCTTCGCCGTGGTCGGGGTCATGGCCATCTTCCTCCTGGAGAACGCCATGCAATCGGGCCCGCTGACCGCCTCCCAGCCGGTGCTCACCCTCGGGGACGCGCTGGTGAGCCTGTCGCTGGGGGTCACCCTCTACGACGAGCGGGTCCGCACCGGCTGGTGGCTGCTGCCCGAGGCCCTGGGCGTCGCCCTGGTCCTGTGGGGCGCGATGCTGCTCTCCCGCGTCGCCCTGGCCCGGGATCTGACGGGTGCACAGGGCACTCCCGCCGCGGCCCCCGGCGGGAGCGCCGCCGAAACCGAGCCGCCGTGCCCCTGA